Proteins encoded by one window of Thermobaculum terrenum ATCC BAA-798:
- a CDS encoding sulfite exporter TauE/SafE family protein, whose translation MNLFLLDSSLTSVLGASVPTSVRSLLILATAALIAGAINAIAGGGSLITFPALLAVGLPSVTANVTNTVALWPGTIGGSVAYRRELRCQSKRIWILGTVGFVGGLLGSFILLISPQSVFDLIVPFLILFACGLLLVQKRIAKWILTSRDGKGENLLSPGILLGQFLAAVYGGYFGAGLGIITLAILGLFLDDDLQRINALKGVLTLIINGIAALYFAVFGNVVWPLALLMAVCSWTGGFLGVRVARRLNPDVLRLLVVIYGIVVSIRLMLS comes from the coding sequence ATGAATCTTTTCCTTTTAGACAGCAGTCTGACTTCCGTGTTAGGTGCTTCTGTACCTACATCCGTACGAAGTTTATTAATTCTAGCTACTGCGGCTTTGATTGCGGGAGCTATCAATGCTATAGCTGGCGGAGGCTCTCTCATTACTTTCCCAGCTCTTCTCGCTGTGGGTCTACCTAGTGTGACAGCCAATGTAACGAATACGGTAGCATTATGGCCTGGGACCATAGGCGGGAGTGTAGCCTATCGAAGGGAGCTTCGCTGCCAAAGCAAGAGGATATGGATCCTGGGAACTGTAGGTTTTGTAGGAGGACTGCTTGGATCTTTTATCTTGCTAATTAGTCCTCAGTCTGTATTCGACCTTATAGTGCCTTTTCTTATACTCTTTGCTTGTGGCCTCTTGCTTGTACAGAAGAGGATTGCCAAATGGATACTAACAAGTAGAGACGGCAAGGGAGAGAATTTGTTATCTCCTGGCATCCTGCTCGGACAGTTTCTTGCAGCTGTGTATGGAGGATATTTTGGAGCCGGGTTAGGAATAATAACCCTGGCTATTCTAGGGCTCTTCCTGGATGACGACCTTCAAAGGATAAACGCTCTAAAGGGAGTTCTCACACTAATTATTAACGGCATAGCAGCATTGTATTTTGCTGTATTTGGTAATGTTGTGTGGCCTTTGGCTTTACTCATGGCTGTTTGTAGCTGGACAGGAGGATTCTTGGGCGTAAGGGTAGCACGCAGACTCAATCCAGATGTGCTGCGGTTGCTAGTAGTAATATACGGTATAGTTGTGTCGATCAGGTTAATGCTGTCTTAG